From one Salvelinus sp. IW2-2015 unplaced genomic scaffold, ASM291031v2 Un_scaffold1036, whole genome shotgun sequence genomic stretch:
- the LOC112069511 gene encoding LOW QUALITY PROTEIN: synaptopodin-like (The sequence of the model RefSeq protein was modified relative to this genomic sequence to represent the inferred CDS: deleted 1 base in 1 codon) — translation METERGHMSVRRGVSWSPGGGRKPLHGGHGGNTDTGKRESDASSERRDYKGIKGQVTSTSTNQLTRKTNLTRSASLSEKELKEARVRSQIIAAQLTVPSGCSNSRGVQLFNRRKQRVNAFTLESCGERTREEERDGDNRNNNLTWEEEREGPSEGTETDRQLNRKNSSGTKPTLWSPSFGCEVTGSDIMEDPGDEHIYEEVDVIQERHFQPVNEREEEEEERSGEREREEIYEDIEGEVKDEIIPVNDNNTGTVREEVGMNRGSYPTAPSETRNGFHSTQGSAGEIQNGGRVSMSLSRQTPTIVNRTARPFFSPPTVQLKSPEARSPVMDNNILPAPSYSTPPLPAFTATRPVAFSPPPPLASCSMPPLPAFPIHPPPPSQSLSSPTPKSTVMFPRSTPAPQYNPPPTAAPVSQYRPPNPLVTQYIPPPTSPRPNTFVPFTPQPIGQQNQQQPIKTGILEKGAAAIRRSSTARKSMFTFKEKPVMAPNPELLSLVQGNDDRKKHGLRSVPDPAPEEELLALGAEASNFLAREEVKAEAANVPEWSSCLKSSRTREPRGQHQPEQTLTNASGKGAELFAKRQSRMEKYVVENQNVSGGGGGQMRSPSPTASLPPSWIYPSNMPGRVKAIANNTDLSARLTRTLQTPQPANRRPSQQAPTPAPVPEEPPLEXGCTKIEMDLSRHXPYQLNSSLFIFNPVQDSTSTLLSALPRGAPPPPKPLVSSEAYSRQALRSPLMRKESPPTPTPTTPTTQTPPTRTPQFTRRFSSPEGPPTSRPLHQATAISPASLPWETRCKSPTVVNQTTKPFSTASLSRPKPSTTTSPISPVSPWGSRCQSPNINQTTKPFSTTISNSSSSRPSHQGTITSPLSPSPLSPPWGSRCQSPXVSPSPNNSKANHRLLAKNIINAAKRKNSPSPGALSGHNLPISPLGDNITHQHHQGYDQQHHHSSSKPPFSPYQSRAMGCQSPPFASPPPTPTGVIRSPVRLYNTRSLTDSDASVESEDSGLRSPGLQRTHNTSPRGWGGSLRVKRGSFGTDL, via the exons ACCTGACGCGTAGTGCCAGCCTATCAGAGAAGGAGTTGAAGGAGGCGAGGGTGAGGTCACAGATCATCGCGGCCCAGCTGACCGTCCCGTCTGGCTGCTCCAATTCACGCGGCGTCCAGCTCTTCAACCGCCGCAAGCAGAGGGTCAACGCCTTCACGCTAGAGAGCTGCGGGGAaagaacgagagaagaggagagagacggagataacaGGAACAACAACCTGacatgggaggaggagagggagggtccTAGtgaagggacagagacagacagacaactgaaCCGGAAGAACAGCAGCGGGACAAAACCAACACTCTGGTCGCCATCCTTTGGATGTGAGgtcacaggaagtgacatcatggAGGACCCAGGCGACGAGCACATCTACGAGGAAGTGGACGTGATACAAGAGAGACACTTCCAGCCGgtgaacgagagagaagaggaggaggaagagaggagtggagagagagaaagagaggagatataCGAGGATATTGAGGGTGAAGTGAAGGATGAGATTATACCAGTAAATGACAACAACACCGGTACAGTCAGAGAGGAAGTGGGGATGAATAGGGGCTCATACCCCACAGCTCCCTCTGAGACCCGTAATGGCTTCCACAGCACCCAGGGCTCTGCTGGAGAGATCCAAAATGGCGGGCGAGTTTCTATGTCCCTGTCCAGACAGACCCCCACCATCGTCAACCGGACAGCCAGACCCTTCTTCTCCCCGCCCACCGTACAGCTTAAGTCCCCAGAGGCCAGGAGTCCTGTCATGGATAACAACATACTCCCAGCCCCCTCCTactccactccccctctccctgctttCACTGCCACTCGCCCTGTcgccttctcccctcctccccctcttgctTCATGCTCCATGCCTCCTCTCCCAGCcttccccatccatcctcctcctccctctcagtctctctccagtcCTACTCCCAAGTCTACCGTCATGTTCCCTAGGTCTACCCCCGCCCCCCAGTACAACCCTCCTCCTACAGCTGCCCCAGTGTCCCAATATCGACCCCCCAACCCTCTTGTCACCCAATACATCCCTCCTCCAACCTCCCCCAGACCCAACACCTTTGTCCCCTTCACCCCTCAGCCTATTGGTCAACAGAACCAGCAGCAGCCAATCAAAACGGGCATTCTGGAGAAAGGGGCGGCGGCCATCAGACGATCGTCAACAGCCAGGAAGTCCATGTTCACCTTTAAGGAGAAGCCTGTCATGGCACCCAACCCTGAactcctctctctggtccagGGGAACGATGACAGGAAGAAGCACGGCCTCCGCTCCGTTCCCGACCCAGCCCCAGAGGAGGAGCTGCTGGCTCTGGGGGCCGAGGCCTCTAACTTCCTagccagggaggaggtgaaggcggAGGCTGCCAACGTGCCGGAGTGGTCCTCCTGTCTCAAGAGCTCCAGGACCAGGGAACCCAGGGGGCAGCACCAGCCAGAGCAGACCCTGACCAACGCATCAGGGAAGGGGGCCGAGCTGTTCGCTAAGCGCCAGTCCAGGATGGAGAAGTACGTAGTGGAGAACCAGAATGTCTCCGGTGGTGGAGGTGGTCAGATGAGGTCTCCGTCTCCCACCGCGTCTCTGCCGCCGTCTTGGATCTATCCATCTAATATGCCTGGCCGGGTCAAAGCTATCGCTAACAACACTGACCTCAGCGCCAGGCTGACACGGACCCTCCAGACCCCTCAGCCCGCGAACAGGAGGCCCAGCCAGCAGGCTCCAACCCCGGCCCCGGTCCCCGAGGAACCACCCCTGGAGWACGGCTGCACCAAGATAGAGATGGACCTCTCCAGGCACKAGCCCTACCAGCTCAACTCCTCCCTGTTCATCTTCAACCCAGTCCAGGACTCTACCAGCACCCTGCTGAGCGCTCTGCCCCGAGGGGCCCCTCCACCACCCAAACCCCTGGTCTCATCTGAGGCCTACTCCAGGCAGGCCCTCCGCTCTCCACTC ATGAGGAAGGAGTCCCCTCCGACCCcgacccccaccacccccaccacccagACCCCCCCCACCAGGACACCCCAGTTCACCCGGCGGTTCAGCAGCCCAGAGGGCCCCCCCACTTCCAGGCCCCTCCACCAGGCGACAGCCATCTCCCCTGCCTCCCTACCCTGGGAGACGAGGTGCAAGTCACCCACGGTGGTCAACCAGACCACCAAACCCTTCTCCACAGCCTCTTTATCCAGGCCTAAACCATCCACTACCACCTCACCTATATCGCCTGTATCTCCCTGGGGGTCCCGCTGTCAATCCCCTAACATCAACCAGACAACCAAGCCTTTCTCCACCACCATCTCCAACTCTTCCTCTTCCAGACCCTCTCACCAAGGCAccatcacctctcctctctccccgtcACCCCTGTCCCCTCCCTGGGGTTCCAGATGCCAGTCTCCCATRGTCAGCCCAAGCCCCAACAACTCCAAGGCAAACCATCGCCTGTTAGCCAAGAACATCATCAACGCCGCCAAACGTAAAAACAGCCCGTCCCCAGGTGCTCTGAGCGGCCACAACCTCCCAATCTCCCCACTAGGTGACAACATCACCCACCAGCACCACCAGGGCTATGACCAGCAGCACCACCACAGCAGCTCCAAACCCCCCTTCAGCCCCTACCAGTCCAGGGCCATGGGGTGCCAGTCCCCCCCCTTCGCCAGCCCACCTCCTACCCCTACAGGGGTGATCCGGTCCCCAGTAAGGCTCTACAACACCAGGTCCCTCACTGACTCGGATGCTTCGGTGGAGTCGGAGGACTCTGGGCTGAGGTCTCCAGGACTGCAGCGTACCCACAACACCAGTCCCCGGGGCTGGGGCGGCAGCCTGAGGGTGAAGAGGGGTAGTTTTGGCACCGACCTATAG